Proteins from a genomic interval of Capsicum annuum cultivar UCD-10X-F1 chromosome 4, UCD10Xv1.1, whole genome shotgun sequence:
- the LOC107855604 gene encoding uncharacterized protein LOC107855604 isoform X3, with protein MCLHCIAIPEAFDLGIFTGSNLLCPITTPGKVWVAYKESSWLTATILIILLNLCGSTITCAYIALQLFRLSSQDSIYLVLFSNSNREENEGMKEPLTHRTWEGLN; from the exons ATGTGTCTACATTGTATTGCAATTCCTGAAGCTTTCGACCTAGGAATCTTTACAGGATCCAATTTACTTTGTCCTATTACGACGCCAGGAAAA GTCTGGGTTGCATATAAGGAATCAAGTTGGCTAACTGCAACTATTTTGATAATACTACTAAATTTGTGTGGCAG CACCATCACATGTGCCTATATTGCTCTTCAACTTTTCCGCCTCTCATCTCAAGATTCTATCTACCTTGTTCTTTTCAGCAACAGCAACAG GGAGGAAAATGAGGGTATGAAGGAACCTCTTACACACAGAACATGGGAGGGGCTTAACTGA
- the LOC107855604 gene encoding uncharacterized protein LOC107855604 isoform X2 yields the protein MKWDEFCSLVLTYSAIAITFSLSHSQPFYMCLHCIAIPEAFDLGIFTGSNLLCPITTPGKVWVAYKESSWLTATILIILLNLCGSTITCAYIALQLFRLSSQDSIYLVLFSNSNREENEGMKEPLTHRTWEGLN from the exons ATGAAGTGGGATGAATTTTGCAG TTTGGTACTTACATATTCAGCGATTGCAATAACCTTTTCTTTATCCCATTCACAGCCCTTCTACATGTGTCTACATTGTATTGCAATTCCTGAAGCTTTCGACCTAGGAATCTTTACAGGATCCAATTTACTTTGTCCTATTACGACGCCAGGAAAA GTCTGGGTTGCATATAAGGAATCAAGTTGGCTAACTGCAACTATTTTGATAATACTACTAAATTTGTGTGGCAG CACCATCACATGTGCCTATATTGCTCTTCAACTTTTCCGCCTCTCATCTCAAGATTCTATCTACCTTGTTCTTTTCAGCAACAGCAACAG GGAGGAAAATGAGGGTATGAAGGAACCTCTTACACACAGAACATGGGAGGGGCTTAACTGA
- the LOC107855604 gene encoding uncharacterized protein LOC107855604 isoform X1: MFWCCFIISVVGCLQGIKLDNCITLDGLASISKKPFYMCLHCIAIPEAFDLGIFTGSNLLCPITTPGKVWVAYKESSWLTATILIILLNLCGSTITCAYIALQLFRLSSQDSIYLVLFSNSNREENEGMKEPLTHRTWEGLN; encoded by the exons AtgttttggtgttgttttatCATATCAGTCGTGGGTTGTCTACAAGGAATCAAACTGGACAACTGCATTACTTTGGATGGTCTTGCTAGTATATCTAAGAAG CCCTTCTACATGTGTCTACATTGTATTGCAATTCCTGAAGCTTTCGACCTAGGAATCTTTACAGGATCCAATTTACTTTGTCCTATTACGACGCCAGGAAAA GTCTGGGTTGCATATAAGGAATCAAGTTGGCTAACTGCAACTATTTTGATAATACTACTAAATTTGTGTGGCAG CACCATCACATGTGCCTATATTGCTCTTCAACTTTTCCGCCTCTCATCTCAAGATTCTATCTACCTTGTTCTTTTCAGCAACAGCAACAG GGAGGAAAATGAGGGTATGAAGGAACCTCTTACACACAGAACATGGGAGGGGCTTAACTGA